CGCCCGTCATCCCAGCGAAGGCTGGGATCTCCCGACGCAGGCGCGCGCGCTTACCGCGAAAGACCCCAGCCTTCGCTGGGGCGACGGAGAGGTTCGATGGATGACGATAGGAGTCGCCGGGGCGAGGGTACGCCCTCCCCAAGAGCGTCCGCTGCTCAACCGCGCCACGCACGATGCCAGCGACTTTGCGCGCCGCGGTCCGCCGAGGATCCAGCCTCATCCGCCCCCGCCAAGGGGAGGATCGAAGGACGTGCCCGCCCAAACCCCACAACGAAAAAGGGAGGCCGGCTTGCGCCGACCTCCCTCTTCACCGTTCAGCTCAAATCCCGAAGGATTGGAAAGCTTACTGGCCCGAACCCGGACCGTACGTGACTTCCACGCGACGGTTCTGGACTTCGCGGACACCGTCTGCGGTGTCGACGCGCGGACGGCTCTCACCGAACGCTTCGGTCGAGATGACCGAGTCAGGGATGGCGTGCGACGACAGGTAAGCCTTCACGCCGTCAGCGCGACGCTGCGACAGACCGACGTTGTACGAAGCGGCACCCGACTTGTCGGCGTGACCGGCCAGCATGACCTGTGCGTTGCCGCACGACTGGTACTGCGTGACGGCGTTGTCGAGGATCGACGCTGCCTCAGGCGTGATGTCCGACTTGTCCCATTCGAAGAACACGATGAACGGACCAGGCGAGCAAACGACCTCGGGCGGGGGCGGCGGAGCGACGGGCTCGGGCGGCGGCGGCGGCGGAGCAACGGGCTCCGGCGGCGGCGTCGGCGAACCGAAGTTGTAGGTCAGGCCACCCAGGATGCTGTGCGAACGATAGCGACCGTTGAACGAACGGTTCGACACGTCGACCAGCTTGACGTTGTCGGCGTTGAAGAAGCGATACTTCAGCGTTGCGTCGACATGGTCGGTCAGCGGAGCGCGGACGCCTGCGAGACCCTGGTACGCGAACACGGTGTCCGAGTCGTTCATGAAGTCGCCGCCGGTGGTCAGGCCGTAGTTGGCCTTGACGCGGGCAACGCCGACACCGCCGCCGACGAAGCCCTGGATGCCATCATCCGGACCGAAGTCGAGCAGGCCGTTCAGCATGAAGCTGAGTGCCGAGGTGTGGCCGCCTGCGTAGTTGTAATCGCCAGCAGGACGGTTGCCGCGAACGCCGGCAGTCGTGAACGCCGGGGTCGTCGTGGTCGACGAGTAGCCGTCGACGGTCGCCTTGCGGTAACCGACTTCGGTTTCGACGCGGAACCCGCCGAAATCATAGCCCATCACACCATCGACGTCATAACCATAGTCATGATCGACAGTGCCAGCATTCTTCAGTGCACCGATGTCGTAATCGATGTCTTCAACGATCATCGCACCGCCTTCGACGCCAACGTACCACGACTTGTCGCGGGCGAGGGCGGGAGTGGCGAGTGCGGTGGAGGCGAGTGCCAGAACGACGGCAAGCTTCCGCATACTAAATCCCCTTTCATGAGTGTCACACGGACATCGCAAACTCCCTATCTCCGGGTTCGTTTCCACGCAAGCGAACAAACACCGGAACTGTTGCTTCGGTGCAACAGTCGCGAACTGCGTTGCGCGCGGTGCCGGATCGGCTGGTCCGGCAGGGGGTCGCGGCGGGGCAGTGAAGGCTAGCAGCCGCTGCCGCCGATACGCCACGACAAACCATCTAACGTAGATCAAAGGCCCGAATCACAACGGTTTGCGGTCGGTCGGGTTCAGGATGCGATCAACCCATGCGCGCGTAGCGCCGCCAGCATCGCACCGATCACCGCCCGCGCTTCGGCGTCGACGACCGATCCGCTTATCGGTCCGGCGATGGCGGCGTGCTGCGGCCCGACGACGCGGATCCCGTCGATCGTCACGCCGCTGCCGGTCAGCATCCCGACTCGCCACGCGCCATCGACGAAGCGGGTTTCCCGGGCGCCGGCGATGCTCCACACCGCCATCCCCTCGCGCGCCGCGACGAAGCGCCACCCGCCCTCGGTCCAACCCGCGAGCGCCTGCGCATGGCCGCTCCAGACCCCGGTCGGCGCGTTCCCCACCACCCAGGCCTGCCCCACGACGGGCGACGCCGGCGGCACGTTGACGCCGACCGCGACCACCCCCGCCTGCACTGCCAGGTCGAGCAGCGTCAGCGCCTCGTTGTGCGTCAGCTCCTTTTGCGCCTGCCCCGGCTGCAGCAGCGGCAATCCCAGCCGCGCACTCGTCTCGCTCATGCCATCGCTCCCGTTTCCAGAACCAGTTCCGCCGCGCTCGAGGCGCCGAACACACCGACCTGCCGCACGCTCGCCGCGAGGTCCGACGGCGCCAGCTCCAGCGCGGGCACGGCAGTCTCGACCACGCGCTCCCCGCCGGCCCCGACGATCGCCACGCGGTACAGCTCGCTCTCCTCGCCCAGCGGCGCATCGACCCCGTCGCTCCAGCGCCACCCCGCCCGGCTCCGCCGCACCCAGTGCAGCCGTGTCCCCTTGACCCGCAGATGCACCGGCGACGGCGGCAGGACCGAGACACCGCCGATCGTGCAGCGGGTCTCGACCGGCTCGTCGTCCCCCACCCCCGACGCCATCACGCGCACCGTCCGCCCGATCGCCGACACCGGCAGGTCGATCGTCCTTGCCGTCTCGCTCTCCAGCAGCACGAACCGGTCCCCTGCCACCGCCGCCGCACGCTCGGTCCCCCGCCGCCCGCGCAGCAACCGCGTCAGCCGCCACCGCGCGCCGCCCAGCGGTTCCGCCGACCCGAACTGCACCAGCTCGCCCCCGACCACCGCGAGGTTCGCCCCGCGGTCGAGCGCCGCCGCATCCGCATCGCCGAGCACCATGCCGTCATGGGCGAGCGCCACCAGGATCGCACCGTCCCGGTCGATCAGCGTCGCCGGCGCGCGCGGCGCCACCGTCTCCACCACCCCGATCACCGCAGGCGCCGCGGTCGCCCCGCCCGCGGTCCAGCTC
This sequence is a window from Sphingomonas ginsenosidivorax. Protein-coding genes within it:
- a CDS encoding DUF2793 domain-containing protein — encoded protein: MSETSARLGLPLLQPGQAQKELTHNEALTLLDLAVQAGVVAVGVNVPPASPVVGQAWVVGNAPTGVWSGHAQALAGWTEGGWRFVAAREGMAVWSIAGARETRFVDGAWRVGMLTGSGVTIDGIRVVGPQHAAIAGPISGSVVDAEARAVIGAMLAALRAHGLIAS
- a CDS encoding OmpA family protein, with the translated sequence MRKLAVVLALASTALATPALARDKSWYVGVEGGAMIVEDIDYDIGALKNAGTVDHDYGYDVDGVMGYDFGGFRVETEVGYRKATVDGYSSTTTTPAFTTAGVRGNRPAGDYNYAGGHTSALSFMLNGLLDFGPDDGIQGFVGGGVGVARVKANYGLTTGGDFMNDSDTVFAYQGLAGVRAPLTDHVDATLKYRFFNADNVKLVDVSNRSFNGRYRSHSILGGLTYNFGSPTPPPEPVAPPPPPPEPVAPPPPPEVVCSPGPFIVFFEWDKSDITPEAASILDNAVTQYQSCGNAQVMLAGHADKSGAASYNVGLSQRRADGVKAYLSSHAIPDSVISTEAFGESRPRVDTADGVREVQNRRVEVTYGPGSGQ